A single window of Syntrophotalea acetylenica DNA harbors:
- a CDS encoding ribbon-helix-helix domain-containing protein, protein MPAKNPRVNVVLEKPLYNALHDLAEDEGVSMSMLMRDLVREVLEIREDRALADLAAERENGFDRRKAVGHEDVWG, encoded by the coding sequence GTGCCTGCAAAAAACCCAAGAGTCAACGTAGTCCTTGAAAAACCCCTCTATAATGCCCTCCATGACCTCGCCGAAGACGAAGGTGTCTCCATGTCCATGTTGATGCGGGACCTGGTGAGGGAGGTCCTCGAAATCCGGGAAGATCGAGCACTGGCCGATTTAGCCGCCGAACGGGAAAACGGTTTTGACCGCCGTAAGGCTGTGGGCCATGAAGATGTCTGGGGGTAG
- a CDS encoding type II toxin-antitoxin system RelE family toxin gives MVFSVIYHPDVKGRDIPKINGDVRVRIKKAIETRLMVAPQEYGEPLRKTLKSYWKRRVGDCRIVFKIDGDEILILGICLRKAIWGVGMGAIKNGTSRKKCPVSKGA, from the coding sequence GTGGTATTTTCGGTCATCTATCATCCCGACGTCAAAGGGCGAGATATCCCGAAGATAAACGGCGATGTCCGGGTGCGGATCAAAAAAGCGATCGAAACCCGACTCATGGTTGCCCCCCAGGAATATGGTGAACCTTTGCGAAAGACTCTCAAGAGCTACTGGAAACGCAGGGTCGGGGATTGCCGCATTGTATTCAAGATTGACGGCGACGAAATTCTTATCCTTGGAATTTGCCTTCGCAAGGCCATTTGGGGTGTCGGGATGGGCGCTATAAAAAACGGGACATCTCGTAAGAAATGTCCCGTGTCGAAGGGCGCATGA
- a CDS encoding MBL fold metallo-hydrolase encodes MSFQLLHHGAVDGVTGSCHELRLQEGPGILVDCGMFQGQECSSGGACEEHPGIEFAVGHIRALVVTHVHLDHVGRIPYLMAAGFAGPILCSEPSALLLPLVLEDAVKTGITRDAGLLQSFLTRLQALIVPLPYGKWRDIDTGTTTTLSVKLQPAGHILGSAYVLARVKTGARSQVLGAEEIPGGNHPPGSSMAPTTGMPSLICFSGDLGAPHAPLLPAPRPPWRADVLVLESTYGDRLHEGRRTRRVRLQGIIETALRDRGVVLIPAFSIGRTQELLYEIEDIIHRNRERFAAQGLTWEDLEIIVDSPLALRYTQVYRQLQNFWDQEAQRRVRAGRHPLSFEQMTVIDRHEDHLAAVDYLQRKARPCVVIAASGMCSGGRIVNYLKALLGDPRTDVVFVGYQAQGTPGRDIQTWGPRGGYVFLEGNRYDIRARIHTLTGYSAHADRSNLVNFVKGMRRRPVEVRLVHGDRQARQVLAAELRKVLRPAIGRIVEHC; translated from the coding sequence ATGTCTTTTCAGCTCCTTCACCATGGCGCCGTTGACGGCGTGACCGGGTCCTGCCACGAGTTGCGGCTGCAGGAAGGTCCCGGCATCCTCGTCGATTGCGGGATGTTTCAAGGGCAGGAGTGCTCTTCCGGCGGGGCCTGCGAAGAGCATCCGGGCATCGAGTTTGCCGTCGGGCATATCCGCGCGCTGGTGGTGACCCACGTGCATCTGGATCACGTCGGGCGCATCCCTTACCTGATGGCGGCGGGGTTTGCAGGGCCGATTCTGTGCAGCGAACCGTCAGCCCTGCTGCTTCCGCTGGTGCTGGAGGATGCGGTCAAAACCGGCATCACGCGGGATGCGGGCTTGCTGCAAAGCTTTTTGACACGGTTGCAAGCCTTGATCGTGCCTCTGCCTTACGGAAAGTGGCGGGACATTGACACCGGCACCACCACCACCCTGTCCGTCAAGTTGCAGCCCGCCGGGCATATCCTTGGGTCGGCCTATGTTCTCGCCAGGGTGAAGACAGGTGCACGGAGCCAGGTCTTGGGTGCTGAGGAGATACCCGGGGGAAACCACCCTCCGGGCTCATCCATGGCGCCAACCACCGGTATGCCATCCCTGATCTGCTTCTCCGGCGATCTGGGCGCGCCCCATGCGCCACTGCTGCCGGCGCCAAGACCGCCCTGGCGGGCCGATGTGCTGGTGCTGGAGAGCACCTACGGCGATCGCCTGCACGAGGGCCGGCGCACCCGACGGGTTCGGTTGCAGGGGATTATCGAAACCGCGCTGCGGGATCGTGGGGTGGTGCTGATTCCGGCTTTCAGCATTGGGCGCACCCAGGAGCTGCTGTACGAAATCGAGGACATCATTCATCGCAATCGCGAGCGCTTCGCCGCGCAAGGCCTGACCTGGGAGGATCTGGAGATCATTGTCGATTCGCCGTTGGCGCTGCGCTATACGCAGGTCTACCGTCAGTTGCAGAACTTCTGGGATCAGGAAGCGCAGCGCCGGGTGAGGGCGGGGCGGCATCCGCTCTCCTTCGAGCAGATGACAGTCATCGACCGGCATGAGGATCATCTGGCCGCTGTCGATTATCTGCAGCGCAAGGCCCGTCCCTGCGTGGTTATCGCCGCTTCGGGCATGTGCAGCGGCGGCAGGATTGTCAATTATTTGAAAGCCCTGCTGGGCGACCCCCGCACCGATGTGGTGTTTGTCGGGTATCAGGCGCAGGGCACCCCCGGCCGGGACATCCAGACCTGGGGGCCGCGGGGCGGATATGTTTTTCTGGAAGGAAACCGCTACGATATACGCGCTCGCATCCATACCCTGACGGGGTATTCAGCGCATGCGGACCGCAGCAATCTGGTTAATTTTGTCAAAGGTATGCGTCGGCGTCCCGTGGAGGTACGTCTTGTGCATGGGGACAGGCAGGCGCGGCAAGTCCTGGCGGCGGAGCTGCGCAAGGTGTTGAGGCCGGCTATCGGTCGCATTGTCGAACATTGCTGA
- a CDS encoding MraY family glycosyltransferase, whose product MGWLHQLYIFMTALFMALIMVPALRRWAIEKRQFDVPNGRKVHVRPKPRLGGVAIFIAFLFAMLVFDDIARPVKGILAGSLIMFATGLVDDLYGISPKKKFLGEIFACLVTIFVGNLHIAHLGNLFGTGSVELPLWLGVPFTVFAIVGVVNALNLLDGLDGLAGGFAAVALGAFLLLGFNDGNLAVMSLCAALVGGIFGFLRYNAYPARIFMGDAGSLTVGFLLGFLAVSLTQGPGATVKPVIPFIILGLPIIDTVRVMSERILRRGNPFAPDRTHVHHRFLDLGFHHRFTVLVIHGLTLFWAVVALLCRDFPAYWLLFGYIVLSVLFYAGLRLSLKFRDKLPLLSRDSDRSLRESQVFQTLARWNHHVEPVLAGLMLMFFAWTALSPLDISNQVFRISLALLLVSCVAFFLSRDLRNPFLMALLFMSGMVIAFQSEQLALSGSDGFLSQAAFRNVLFAVGGLLVFYKFAFRNGEKVLHHPSLDFLLFAMSLSLAILSPELKLAYRLQEVILKGMVLFISFKILAVHSRYMLRWVFWGIHGLLLTFVLRGM is encoded by the coding sequence ATGGGTTGGCTGCATCAACTCTATATTTTCATGACGGCCCTGTTCATGGCGCTCATCATGGTGCCGGCACTGCGCCGCTGGGCAATCGAGAAACGCCAGTTCGACGTTCCCAACGGGCGCAAGGTGCATGTAAGGCCCAAGCCGCGTCTCGGCGGGGTGGCGATCTTTATCGCGTTTCTCTTCGCGATGCTGGTTTTCGATGACATCGCCCGGCCCGTCAAGGGGATCCTGGCCGGCTCGCTGATCATGTTTGCCACCGGTCTGGTGGATGATCTGTACGGCATCTCGCCGAAGAAGAAGTTTCTCGGCGAAATTTTCGCCTGCCTGGTCACGATCTTTGTCGGAAACCTGCATATTGCGCATCTCGGCAACCTTTTCGGCACCGGGTCGGTGGAGCTGCCGCTGTGGCTGGGGGTGCCTTTTACGGTATTCGCCATTGTCGGTGTGGTCAATGCCCTCAACCTTCTCGACGGTCTCGATGGCCTGGCCGGCGGTTTCGCGGCCGTGGCGCTGGGCGCTTTTCTGCTGTTGGGATTCAATGACGGCAACCTGGCGGTGATGTCCCTGTGCGCGGCGCTGGTCGGCGGCATTTTTGGATTTTTGCGTTATAACGCCTATCCGGCGCGGATTTTCATGGGGGACGCAGGCAGCCTGACGGTCGGGTTTCTGCTGGGTTTTCTGGCGGTCAGCCTGACCCAGGGGCCGGGGGCGACGGTGAAGCCGGTCATTCCCTTTATCATCCTCGGTCTGCCGATTATCGATACGGTGCGGGTCATGAGCGAACGCATCCTGCGGCGCGGCAACCCCTTCGCGCCCGACCGCACGCATGTCCACCACCGTTTTCTGGACCTTGGCTTTCATCACCGTTTTACGGTGCTGGTGATTCATGGCCTGACCCTGTTCTGGGCCGTGGTGGCGCTGCTGTGCCGTGATTTTCCCGCTTATTGGCTGCTTTTCGGTTACATTGTTCTGAGCGTACTTTTTTATGCCGGCCTGCGGTTGTCCCTCAAATTCAGGGACAAGCTGCCGCTGCTCAGTCGGGACTCGGACCGCAGTCTTCGCGAGTCTCAGGTTTTCCAAACCCTGGCGCGGTGGAACCACCATGTCGAGCCGGTTCTGGCGGGGCTGATGCTGATGTTTTTTGCCTGGACGGCTCTCAGTCCCCTGGATATCAGCAACCAGGTGTTTCGCATCTCTCTTGCGCTGCTGCTGGTCAGTTGCGTCGCGTTTTTCCTGTCTCGGGATCTGCGCAATCCTTTTCTGATGGCGCTGCTTTTCATGTCCGGCATGGTGATCGCTTTTCAAAGCGAACAGCTTGCGCTGTCTGGCAGTGACGGTTTTCTGTCGCAGGCGGCGTTTCGCAATGTGCTGTTTGCGGTTGGCGGGCTGCTGGTGTTTTACAAGTTCGCGTTCCGCAATGGCGAAAAGGTGCTGCATCATCCTTCCCTGGATTTTCTGCTGTTTGCCATGTCCCTGTCCCTGGCGATCCTGTCCCCGGAATTGAAACTGGCCTACCGTCTTCAGGAAGTGATTCTCAAGGGCATGGTGTTGTTTATCTCCTTCAAGATTCTGGCCGTACATTCGCGCTATATGCTGCGCTGGGTGTTCTGGGGGATTCATGGGTTGCTGCTTACTTTTGTGTTGCGGGGGATGTGA
- a CDS encoding dihydrolipoyl dehydrogenase, which translates to MAKKVDVIIIGAGSAGLAALRQIRKTTDNYLLIDHGPLGTTCARVGCMPSKALIKVAGNLHGAARLAKAGLVDGKAPACNIPAVLAHVRKLRDGFATGMLEATRRLAGERLIKASARLLGPGRVRVGDSEMACSRVILAVGSRPTVPEPWQGFRERILTTDSFFEQQDLPRRLAVIGLGLIGIELGQAMARMGIQVWGFGRNPHICGIRDSEVNDVAIAALSREFPLYTGAEAHISPTADGLRIRNGSKEIEVDAILAALGVTPNTAGLGLENLGIELDKRGLPPFNPHTMQVADLPIFIAGDANGCLPILHEAQDEGYIAGVNATASAIGPFQRRTPLKIVFCDPQVAAVGQTIDKLDAAAIVIGRADFTEQSRAIAEQRNSGLLHVYVDKLDGRLLGAEMIVPGAEHLAQLLALAIHRKLTVTDLLTMPFYHPTLEEGLRTALRDAAQQLDDGRLPRELSLCESCPEAPLC; encoded by the coding sequence ATGGCAAAAAAAGTCGACGTCATCATTATCGGAGCGGGCAGCGCCGGGCTGGCGGCGCTACGCCAGATCCGCAAAACGACCGACAACTACCTGCTCATCGACCACGGTCCCCTGGGCACGACCTGCGCGCGGGTCGGATGCATGCCTTCCAAGGCGCTGATCAAGGTCGCCGGCAATCTGCATGGGGCGGCCAGGCTGGCAAAAGCCGGACTGGTCGACGGCAAAGCGCCGGCCTGCAACATCCCCGCCGTGCTGGCCCATGTGCGGAAATTGCGCGACGGTTTTGCCACCGGCATGCTCGAAGCGACCCGCAGGCTCGCCGGTGAACGCCTGATAAAAGCATCGGCGCGCCTGCTCGGGCCCGGCCGGGTGCGGGTCGGCGACAGCGAAATGGCCTGTTCCCGGGTCATCCTGGCGGTGGGCTCGCGGCCGACCGTGCCCGAACCATGGCAAGGCTTCCGGGAACGCATTCTGACCACCGACAGCTTTTTCGAGCAGCAGGATCTGCCACGGCGCCTTGCGGTGATCGGGCTGGGACTGATCGGTATAGAGCTGGGCCAGGCCATGGCCCGCATGGGGATCCAGGTATGGGGATTTGGCCGCAATCCGCACATTTGCGGCATCCGCGATTCTGAGGTAAATGATGTGGCAATCGCCGCCCTGAGCCGGGAATTTCCGCTTTACACCGGCGCGGAAGCCCACATCTCCCCCACCGCTGACGGCCTGCGTATCCGCAACGGCAGCAAGGAGATCGAGGTCGATGCGATCCTCGCAGCGCTGGGCGTAACCCCCAACACCGCCGGCCTCGGACTGGAGAACCTAGGCATCGAGCTGGACAAGCGCGGCCTGCCGCCCTTCAACCCGCACACCATGCAGGTGGCCGACCTGCCAATATTCATCGCCGGAGATGCCAACGGATGCCTGCCGATCCTGCACGAAGCCCAGGATGAAGGATACATCGCCGGCGTCAATGCCACCGCGAGCGCCATCGGCCCGTTCCAGCGCCGCACACCGCTCAAAATCGTATTCTGCGACCCCCAGGTGGCGGCGGTGGGACAAACCATCGATAAGCTCGATGCCGCCGCCATCGTCATCGGGCGGGCCGATTTCACCGAACAGTCCCGCGCTATCGCCGAACAGCGCAACAGCGGCCTTCTGCATGTATATGTGGACAAACTCGATGGCCGCCTGCTCGGCGCGGAAATGATCGTGCCGGGCGCCGAACATCTCGCCCAACTGCTGGCCCTGGCCATCCACCGTAAACTCACCGTCACGGACCTGCTGACCATGCCTTTCTACCATCCTACCCTCGAAGAAGGCCTGCGCACCGCATTGCGCGATGCGGCACAGCAACTCGACGATGGCCGACTGCCCCGGGAGTTGTCCCTGTGCGAGAGCTGCCCGGAGGCGCCGCTGTGCTGA
- a CDS encoding MgtC/SapB family protein has translation MAMQIWQQFGISLGLGLLVGLQREWAEPEAAGIRSFALISVLGTACAHLAERFGGWVLAAGVVALGGVMIAANFSRAGARDPRPGPTTEVAALVMFAVGALLQNGMVAESVAIGGGVALLLHWKKPLHGFVERIGATDIRAVFRMVLIALVVLPLLPDRSFGPYAVLNPFRIWLMVVLIVGISIAGYLTSRYIGAKPGAILAGVLGGLISSTAATASYARMSRTAPATSPTATLVIMIASTIVFARVAFEVAVVAPGIFWKIFPQFGLMGAWMALIATVACYRQRQKQDRAPVPKDPSNLGAAVIFGGLYALVLLAVAAARQHLGEGGLYLVASLSGLTDMDAITLSTAQLITAGRLGVDTGWRMMMIGALSNILFKAGVVALMGSRRLLGRIAALFGLSLAGGILLLWFWP, from the coding sequence ATGGCGATGCAGATCTGGCAGCAGTTCGGCATTTCTCTCGGCCTCGGGCTTCTGGTCGGGTTGCAGCGGGAATGGGCGGAACCGGAAGCTGCGGGGATTCGCAGCTTTGCGCTGATCAGCGTATTGGGCACGGCCTGTGCCCATCTGGCGGAACGCTTCGGGGGTTGGGTGCTGGCCGCCGGGGTGGTGGCGCTGGGCGGCGTGATGATCGCTGCCAATTTTTCGCGGGCCGGTGCCCGGGATCCCCGGCCGGGTCCAACCACCGAGGTCGCGGCGCTGGTCATGTTTGCCGTCGGCGCCCTGCTGCAGAACGGCATGGTGGCCGAATCCGTTGCCATCGGCGGTGGCGTGGCGCTGCTGCTGCACTGGAAAAAGCCCTTGCACGGTTTTGTGGAGCGTATCGGTGCGACGGATATCCGCGCCGTGTTTCGCATGGTGCTTATCGCCCTGGTGGTGCTGCCGCTGCTGCCGGACAGGTCTTTTGGCCCTTATGCGGTGCTCAATCCTTTCCGCATCTGGCTGATGGTAGTGCTGATCGTGGGCATCAGCATCGCCGGCTACCTGACCTCTCGCTATATCGGCGCAAAGCCCGGGGCGATTCTCGCCGGTGTCCTCGGCGGTTTGATCTCCAGTACCGCCGCCACCGCAAGCTATGCCCGCATGTCCAGAACCGCGCCTGCGACTTCGCCGACGGCGACCCTGGTCATCATGATTGCTTCGACCATCGTGTTCGCCCGCGTGGCCTTTGAAGTGGCGGTTGTGGCACCGGGCATTTTCTGGAAAATATTCCCCCAATTCGGGTTGATGGGAGCCTGGATGGCGCTGATCGCCACGGTGGCCTGTTACCGACAGCGCCAGAAACAGGATCGCGCCCCGGTTCCGAAAGATCCGTCGAATCTCGGTGCCGCCGTGATTTTCGGCGGGTTGTATGCGCTGGTGTTGCTGGCCGTGGCTGCCGCCAGGCAGCATCTGGGCGAGGGGGGCCTCTACCTGGTGGCGTCCCTGTCGGGACTGACCGATATGGACGCCATCACCCTGTCCACCGCCCAGTTGATAACCGCGGGCCGACTGGGTGTCGATACCGGCTGGCGCATGATGATGATCGGCGCGCTCTCCAATATCCTGTTCAAGGCGGGAGTTGTCGCTCTCATGGGCAGCCGGCGCCTGCTCGGCAGGATTGCGGCGCTGTTCGGATTGTCTCTGGCCGGCGGCATCCTGCTGCTCTGGTTCTGGCCCTGA
- the aroL gene encoding shikimate kinase AroL has protein sequence MVSTIYLVGARASGKTTVGRALARELAFAFVDTDQYLWETLRLSVAELVAREGWEGFRRRETEALQAVTAPGRVIATGGGMVLSTFNREYMRRNGTVFYLQVPVAIMARRLESDPNAAQRPSLTGRSITEEIQEVLASREELYRAAAHHALDGARSVSCVVKQALDLLKVQTG, from the coding sequence ATGGTCAGCACCATTTATCTGGTTGGCGCCCGCGCCTCCGGCAAAACCACCGTCGGTCGCGCTCTGGCGCGTGAACTCGCCTTTGCCTTTGTCGATACGGATCAGTATCTGTGGGAAACGCTGCGCCTGAGCGTCGCCGAGCTGGTCGCCAGAGAGGGGTGGGAAGGTTTCCGCCGCAGGGAAACCGAAGCTCTGCAGGCGGTGACCGCGCCGGGCCGGGTCATCGCTACCGGCGGCGGCATGGTGCTGTCGACGTTCAACCGCGAGTACATGCGGCGCAACGGTACGGTTTTTTATCTGCAGGTGCCTGTCGCGATTATGGCCCGGCGTCTTGAAAGCGACCCGAACGCGGCCCAGCGTCCCAGCCTGACCGGGCGCAGCATCACGGAAGAAATCCAGGAGGTGCTGGCGTCGCGCGAAGAGCTTTACCGCGCGGCGGCGCATCATGCGCTCGATGGCGCCCGGTCCGTCTCCTGTGTCGTGAAGCAGGCCCTCGACCTGCTGAAAGTCCAGACGGGCTGA
- a CDS encoding VacJ family lipoprotein, which produces MARKTATSLLFFLLLSIHLGGCSTLPRTTEQSRPPLRSYDALVDDRQHPLEVYDPLEGFNRGVYRFNHYFDRYLFLPVVRTYDFLLPDYLEDRISGFVDNVFEFNNLLNNLLQLKWKGAGITLSRLIINSTIGIGGLWDPATGWGLQRRTEDFGQTLGFYGIGNGPYLVLPLLGPSNLRDSFGIAGDAAGFAGIGPVAWVDNSTASQAFTSVSSVDRRHRQPFRYYQTGSPFEYEMVRLLYTQKRALEISK; this is translated from the coding sequence ATGGCACGCAAAACAGCGACAAGTCTGCTGTTTTTCCTGCTTCTGTCAATCCATCTGGGCGGTTGCAGCACCCTGCCCCGCACCACGGAACAGAGCCGTCCGCCGCTGCGCAGCTATGACGCGCTGGTGGATGACAGGCAGCATCCGCTGGAAGTCTACGATCCGCTGGAAGGGTTCAACCGGGGGGTGTATCGGTTCAACCACTATTTCGACCGATACCTGTTCCTGCCGGTGGTGCGTACCTATGATTTCCTGCTGCCGGACTATCTGGAAGACCGCATTTCCGGCTTTGTCGACAATGTTTTCGAGTTCAACAACCTGCTCAACAATCTCTTGCAGCTCAAATGGAAAGGCGCGGGCATCACCCTGTCGCGGCTGATCATCAACAGCACCATCGGCATCGGCGGCCTCTGGGATCCGGCTACCGGGTGGGGCCTGCAGCGCCGGACCGAGGACTTCGGACAGACGCTGGGATTTTACGGTATCGGCAACGGCCCCTATCTGGTCTTGCCGCTTCTGGGGCCGTCCAACCTGCGCGACAGCTTCGGCATCGCCGGTGACGCGGCCGGCTTTGCCGGCATCGGACCGGTCGCCTGGGTGGACAACAGCACCGCTTCGCAAGCCTTTACCTCTGTCAGCAGCGTCGACCGCCGGCACCGCCAGCCGTTCCGCTACTACCAGACCGGTTCGCCGTTTGAATATGAAATGGTGAGGTTGCTCTATACCCAGAAACGGGCGTTGGAAATTTCGAAGTAG
- a CDS encoding alpha/beta hydrolase has translation MTILRLISIMLMVLMGAKGAYRSVSAFDYPITDPYAATVIETPSEYRAKLPAALPTSTINLRIFPDRRIPEIFWYQDGLPCSLIRQRHEAPLIFIIAGTGARYDAPKMLDLQKVFYQAGFHVLSLSSPTHMDFVINASESMAPGNLEDDAGDLYRVMERARQAIGRHIAVSDYYLTGYSLGGIQAAFVSRLDEDRQRFGFRKVLLINPPVSLYRSVTILDRLLDDNIPGGLNNFQTWLDEVMLNLSDIYQELGYFEFSGDYIHRVHERYPHRDPFLRAIIGLSFRMSSSNMIFSADIMNGGGYITPTHAEITPTTSLTPYAMVACRTGFTDYFHEYLYPRLRRRHPGLTEAQLIARLSLHHIGGYLRATEKIGVMHNRDDIILDAGDIDWLRETFGRRARIFPLGGHCGNLAHPEVVNYMTDFFNQGKD, from the coding sequence ATGACAATTCTCCGTCTTATTTCGATCATGCTCATGGTTCTGATGGGCGCGAAAGGCGCGTACCGCAGCGTCAGCGCCTTCGACTACCCGATTACCGACCCCTACGCCGCCACGGTCATCGAAACCCCGAGCGAGTACCGCGCAAAACTGCCCGCCGCTCTGCCGACCAGCACCATCAACCTGCGCATCTTTCCCGACCGGCGGATCCCCGAAATTTTCTGGTATCAGGACGGCCTGCCCTGCTCCCTGATCCGCCAGCGGCATGAGGCGCCCCTTATTTTTATCATCGCCGGCACCGGCGCCCGCTACGACGCCCCCAAAATGCTCGATTTACAAAAGGTGTTTTATCAGGCAGGATTCCATGTGCTTTCCCTGTCCTCGCCGACGCATATGGATTTTGTCATCAACGCTTCGGAAAGCATGGCTCCCGGCAACCTCGAAGATGATGCCGGCGACCTCTACCGGGTCATGGAGCGCGCCCGGCAAGCGATCGGCCGCCACATCGCCGTAAGCGACTACTACCTTACCGGCTACAGCCTGGGCGGTATCCAGGCGGCCTTCGTTTCCCGACTGGATGAAGATCGGCAGCGCTTCGGTTTTCGCAAGGTGCTGCTCATCAACCCGCCGGTCAGCCTCTACCGTTCCGTTACCATCCTCGACCGGTTGCTGGACGACAACATCCCCGGCGGACTCAACAATTTCCAGACCTGGCTGGACGAGGTGATGCTGAATCTGTCGGACATCTATCAGGAGTTGGGCTATTTCGAGTTTTCCGGAGATTACATCCACCGGGTGCATGAGCGCTACCCGCATCGCGATCCTTTTCTGCGCGCCATCATCGGGCTTTCCTTCCGCATGTCGTCATCCAACATGATCTTCTCCGCCGACATCATGAACGGCGGCGGTTACATCACCCCTACCCATGCGGAAATCACCCCGACCACCAGCCTGACACCCTATGCCATGGTTGCCTGCCGAACCGGTTTTACCGACTACTTTCATGAATACCTGTATCCGCGCCTGCGCCGCAGGCACCCCGGCCTCACCGAGGCGCAGCTGATCGCCAGGCTCAGCCTGCACCATATCGGCGGGTATCTTCGGGCAACGGAAAAAATCGGCGTCATGCACAACCGTGACGACATCATTCTGGATGCGGGGGATATCGACTGGCTGCGGGAAACTTTCGGCCGGCGCGCCAGAATCTTCCCCCTGGGAGGACACTGCGGCAACCTGGCGCATCCCGAAGTGGTCAACTACATGACCGACTTTTTCAACCAAGGCAAGGACTGA
- a CDS encoding nitrite/sulfite reductase — MPDFSAIDYQTFKINGVYRQGGDGALMVRAKLPGGLFSAPQAEALCSVAEDFGGGKLHLTCRGNIEVHGLRGEQLPTVQRRYQAVGLTTRGACGGAVRGVACALDGGESSARIQLLVRRLHAHFTGNPHFEGLPKKFKLAVENGYCGARHLCQDLAMVYLGRDAGRDLCDVWVAGGLGRQPREGFLLAGRVPFERLIPLVEGVIRVYMQHAPAGKRLKHLLTDIGEAEFRALLARETDGTTPCPVASPFDDALGELACPGTRGWIAVPVPAGRLAAADLRRIATIAATNGDGWLAVSRDQDVLVSVAADSDGAALREALQNAGLLRPGTGLRCRVCPGSAVCPKGLVPTRELAAQLNECFPDSGRDLEWAVCGCSNSCSGPQLADIGIVGARKATGGRPALFDLYRRTGEGFGTAVATGLTLEELLTAVGQLLHPVTKECCQQVEP; from the coding sequence ATGCCAGACTTTTCCGCTATCGACTATCAGACCTTCAAGATCAACGGTGTCTACCGCCAGGGCGGGGACGGCGCCCTGATGGTGCGGGCCAAGCTTCCCGGCGGGTTGTTTTCCGCGCCGCAGGCCGAAGCGCTCTGCTCCGTGGCGGAGGATTTTGGCGGCGGCAAGCTGCATCTGACCTGTCGGGGCAATATCGAGGTTCACGGCTTGCGCGGCGAGCAGTTGCCGACGGTGCAGCGGCGCTACCAGGCGGTGGGACTGACCACCCGGGGCGCCTGCGGCGGGGCGGTGCGCGGCGTTGCCTGCGCGCTGGACGGTGGGGAGAGCTCTGCGCGCATCCAGCTGCTGGTCAGGCGGCTGCACGCACATTTCACCGGCAATCCGCATTTCGAGGGATTGCCCAAAAAGTTCAAGCTGGCCGTGGAGAACGGCTATTGCGGCGCCCGGCATTTGTGCCAGGACCTGGCCATGGTGTATCTGGGCCGCGATGCGGGGAGGGATCTGTGTGACGTCTGGGTGGCCGGCGGCCTGGGACGGCAGCCCCGGGAAGGTTTTCTGCTGGCGGGGAGGGTTCCCTTCGAGCGCCTGATTCCGCTTGTGGAGGGCGTGATCCGGGTGTACATGCAGCATGCTCCGGCAGGTAAACGGCTCAAGCACCTGCTGACCGATATCGGCGAAGCCGAATTTCGCGCCCTGCTGGCCCGTGAGACAGACGGCACGACGCCTTGCCCCGTCGCCAGCCCATTTGACGACGCCCTTGGCGAACTGGCGTGCCCCGGCACCCGCGGCTGGATCGCGGTACCGGTGCCGGCGGGGCGGCTCGCGGCCGCCGATCTGCGCCGGATCGCCACTATCGCCGCCACAAACGGGGACGGCTGGCTGGCCGTCAGCCGTGACCAGGATGTGCTGGTTTCGGTGGCGGCGGACAGCGACGGCGCGGCGCTGCGGGAGGCACTGCAAAACGCCGGACTGCTGCGGCCTGGCACGGGGTTGCGCTGCCGCGTCTGTCCCGGCAGTGCGGTCTGCCCCAAAGGGCTGGTGCCGACCCGCGAGCTGGCAGCGCAGCTGAACGAATGTTTCCCGGATTCCGGGCGCGATCTGGAATGGGCGGTGTGCGGTTGTTCCAACAGCTGTTCGGGGCCGCAGCTGGCCGATATCGGCATCGTCGGGGCGCGCAAGGCGACCGGCGGCAGGCCGGCCCTGTTCGATCTGTACCGGCGTACCGGCGAAGGCTTCGGCACGGCGGTCGCGACAGGGCTCACCCTGGAGGAACTGTTGACGGCGGTCGGGCAGCTGCTGCACCCCGTGACGAAGGAGTGCTGCCAGCAGGTCGAACCCTGA